One segment of Xanthocytophaga agilis DNA contains the following:
- a CDS encoding TetR/AcrR family transcriptional regulator → MGRNKNFVEEDILDKVIILFQKQGYNSTSPEQLVSFLGLSRSSIYSTFGDKRELLIKALQRYRQITKASLDKIIKESNDPLSGIWQIFNMSVDGCYHPENPSGCFLVNSIVEFGSEDSEARQILNDSYTDCRDALCHFLQLTNRNMSNGSLQILADYLINAICGIVISAKAGMNEKQCRNVVEMTLSVLKF, encoded by the coding sequence ATGGGACGCAATAAAAATTTTGTAGAAGAGGACATCCTTGATAAAGTGATTATTCTCTTCCAAAAGCAAGGTTACAATTCGACTTCTCCAGAACAACTGGTAAGTTTCTTAGGCTTAAGTCGTTCAAGTATATACTCCACGTTTGGTGACAAACGGGAGCTATTAATCAAAGCACTACAACGATATCGACAGATTACAAAAGCTTCGTTGGACAAGATCATAAAAGAGAGCAACGATCCGCTGTCAGGTATCTGGCAAATATTTAATATGTCTGTTGACGGATGTTATCATCCTGAAAACCCCAGTGGCTGTTTCCTCGTAAATTCGATTGTAGAATTTGGCTCTGAAGATAGTGAAGCTCGACAGATCCTTAACGATAGTTACACTGACTGCCGCGATGCTCTTTGTCACTTTCTCCAACTTACCAATAGAAACATGAGCAATGGGAGTCTGCAAATACTAGCGGACTATCTTATTAATGCAATATGCGGTATTGTGATTTCGGCAAAGGCTGGAATGAATGAGAAGCAATGCAGGAATGTAGTCGAAATGACTCTCTCGGTCTTGAAATTTTAA
- a CDS encoding T9SS type A sorting domain-containing protein: MKKKFTIQKIFVFLLLSWMVIQQSKGQTSVFKSTSRKIVYAYEGFDYFGSVRVPGQFGQAPSSLNNPLTPGVSRATEASQASATGLNLHNINTNKSNTNSATALGWAGDWVASNGASTPYELSTTTLENIVNSPNSAPAPNTSNEKFSLINSGFYATVGASGGGTIGRRLQTSTGGYFYEYEIFDENNQNNRLDNSYTNAYWYNAGINARDRFVRTLSESTIRTLGSSNAAIHKVSERTGPLPTSGTDPEGSGNKYTGKTYTANTSIGANGSTIWLGFLMRLSSDAANNEDAFVNLHLNNNPYQVDNNKVSIGYFGTTDPASFGIGATKRWGLRIGSTSYVSPLAIGDVADSSAVVPGKFTLLVVSITFNYSGNNTVNFFVINDNSKYYDDITGDGIIDAPTPIGTFSVPGDLSFHSLAYEGGNTIGRSDIDEIRFARSYDLAALSSQSVAMVRDLCESDMNGDGDPDGQAGINVNQGGDLGYSNVIDADSDGKYEVSEVPGTETVGTTGPYNSTYDVSNPGNDATSAEDRVVFMNGNSTLYGTRFDALAPGFTYNINNNSQPNDGNYYIGTQSRNPFGQEGGWPVWINAYDNSGDKLGNMMVLNAAYSRNLFFQQEVSGICPGTQYEFYADILNLFNRQIKSVTNLSASKQDYSCGCYPSLEPGCGQFSAAGTDQALSDGLGGATRTGDWDLPSGVTATQECFGLNPEIEFLIDGVPVYIPPISINNDEKWHRVGFTFITKDPPSGKITVAVRNRAPGGSGNDLAMDNFIFRPCGPQLNLTDAVVCSDTSNHVIEYVPTGKTYRKPYYRWVIKPPLCQSNCNDSIPSKRVYCLANCGTDPNDDSDNPDDAVYVEDPDTTKWLVVGGKAFFTDGVARLSLDTLDRNTPDFFTVFPGGFIPKGTQIMVYSASESDANTTSGNCRIAGAPATLVCDFLTLPANLLQFTAKVESDMVRVDWKVDNEKGVQEYIVERSTNAKDFSAVGSVAAKGGNNTVLSYYFYDQNPLDGTSYYRLRIIDTDGTYKFSKIVSVDVNISFAVYPIPASDEAIVVMLDENKKSRDIQIRVSNTLGQALLASNYTLPAGSQEIKVPVIHLVPGVYIMEIVTGTQVTKKRIIIAR; encoded by the coding sequence ATGAAAAAAAAATTTACTATTCAGAAGATTTTCGTTTTTCTTCTTTTGAGCTGGATGGTAATTCAGCAAAGCAAAGGCCAAACATCAGTCTTCAAATCCACATCCCGAAAAATCGTGTATGCCTATGAAGGGTTCGATTACTTCGGGAGTGTCAGAGTACCGGGGCAGTTTGGGCAGGCTCCTTCTTCTTTAAATAATCCGCTGACGCCTGGAGTATCCAGAGCAACAGAAGCTTCACAGGCAAGTGCAACGGGATTAAATCTACACAATATCAATACAAATAAATCCAACACCAATTCTGCTACAGCGTTGGGATGGGCAGGAGACTGGGTTGCTTCTAATGGGGCGAGTACTCCTTATGAGCTGAGTACTACTACATTAGAAAATATAGTCAATAGTCCGAATTCTGCTCCTGCCCCAAATACATCCAATGAGAAGTTTAGTCTGATTAATTCAGGATTCTATGCTACAGTTGGTGCCAGTGGCGGAGGGACTATTGGTCGGAGGTTACAGACTAGTACAGGAGGGTATTTTTATGAATATGAGATATTTGATGAAAACAATCAGAACAATCGTTTAGATAACTCCTATACAAATGCCTATTGGTACAATGCAGGTATTAATGCAAGAGATCGTTTTGTGAGAACTTTATCTGAAAGTACTATTCGGACATTGGGTTCCAGTAACGCTGCTATCCATAAGGTTTCAGAGAGAACAGGGCCTTTACCTACCTCAGGTACAGATCCTGAGGGTAGTGGAAACAAATATACTGGTAAGACTTATACAGCCAATACCAGTATTGGAGCCAATGGAAGTACCATCTGGTTAGGCTTTCTAATGCGTTTGAGTAGTGATGCTGCGAATAATGAAGATGCCTTTGTTAATCTTCATCTTAATAATAATCCGTATCAGGTAGATAATAATAAAGTGTCTATTGGGTATTTTGGAACTACTGATCCTGCAAGTTTTGGCATAGGTGCTACCAAGCGTTGGGGTTTACGGATAGGTTCTACATCCTATGTAAGTCCTTTGGCAATAGGTGATGTGGCAGATAGTTCTGCTGTTGTACCAGGTAAATTTACTTTGTTGGTAGTAAGTATAACTTTCAATTATAGTGGCAATAATACAGTGAACTTTTTTGTCATTAATGATAACAGCAAATATTATGATGATATTACGGGTGATGGTATCATTGATGCACCTACACCTATTGGAACATTTTCAGTGCCAGGTGATTTGTCATTTCATTCACTTGCTTATGAAGGTGGAAATACCATTGGAAGAAGTGATATAGATGAAATTAGATTTGCCAGGAGCTATGATTTGGCAGCATTGTCATCGCAAAGTGTTGCAATGGTACGTGACTTGTGTGAAAGCGATATGAATGGTGATGGAGATCCTGACGGGCAAGCAGGAATCAATGTGAATCAGGGGGGTGATTTAGGCTATTCAAATGTAATAGATGCAGATAGCGATGGAAAATATGAGGTATCAGAAGTTCCAGGAACAGAGACAGTAGGTACTACAGGACCATATAATAGTACATATGATGTTTCTAATCCAGGAAATGATGCCACCAGTGCCGAAGACAGAGTTGTATTCATGAATGGAAATAGTACATTATATGGAACTCGTTTTGATGCATTAGCTCCAGGATTTACATATAATATAAACAATAACTCACAACCCAATGATGGGAACTACTATATAGGGACACAAAGCCGGAATCCTTTTGGGCAGGAAGGAGGATGGCCGGTTTGGATTAATGCGTACGATAATAGTGGGGACAAATTGGGTAATATGATGGTTTTAAATGCAGCCTATAGCCGAAATCTTTTCTTTCAGCAGGAGGTTTCCGGTATTTGTCCAGGTACACAATACGAATTCTATGCAGATATTCTGAATTTATTTAACCGTCAGATTAAATCAGTAACTAATCTGTCTGCCTCAAAACAAGACTACAGCTGCGGTTGTTACCCTTCTTTGGAACCAGGATGTGGCCAGTTTAGTGCTGCTGGTACGGATCAGGCTTTGTCTGATGGTTTAGGTGGAGCTACCAGGACTGGAGACTGGGATCTTCCTTCAGGTGTAACAGCTACTCAGGAATGTTTCGGATTGAATCCGGAGATAGAATTCCTGATTGATGGTGTTCCGGTTTATATTCCTCCAATCTCTATAAATAATGATGAGAAGTGGCATAGAGTAGGATTTACATTTATCACCAAAGACCCTCCTTCCGGAAAGATTACCGTTGCTGTACGTAACCGGGCACCTGGTGGCTCAGGCAATGACCTGGCAATGGATAATTTTATTTTCCGCCCATGTGGTCCGCAACTAAATCTTACCGATGCAGTTGTATGTAGTGATACATCTAACCATGTGATAGAATACGTTCCTACTGGAAAAACCTATAGAAAGCCTTATTATCGTTGGGTGATTAAACCTCCTCTTTGCCAATCTAACTGTAATGATTCTATTCCTTCAAAAAGGGTTTATTGTCTGGCAAATTGTGGCACAGATCCCAATGATGACTCAGATAATCCGGATGATGCAGTATATGTAGAAGATCCGGATACTACAAAGTGGCTTGTTGTTGGGGGTAAGGCATTCTTTACAGATGGAGTCGCACGATTGAGTCTGGATACGCTTGATCGCAATACACCTGATTTTTTTACTGTTTTTCCAGGAGGTTTTATTCCAAAAGGGACTCAGATCATGGTTTATTCAGCGAGTGAGTCAGACGCAAATACAACTTCCGGAAATTGTCGGATTGCAGGTGCTCCTGCTACTCTGGTATGTGATTTTCTGACTTTACCAGCTAACCTGCTGCAGTTTACTGCAAAGGTAGAGTCTGACATGGTACGAGTGGACTGGAAAGTTGATAATGAGAAGGGTGTACAAGAATATATAGTGGAACGATCAACAAATGCCAAGGATTTTAGTGCTGTAGGATCAGTTGCTGCAAAAGGAGGAAATAATACTGTGCTGTCTTATTACTTCTATGACCAGAATCCGTTGGATGGTACTTCTTATTATCGCCTGAGGATTATAGATACAGACGGAACCTATAAATTCTCTAAAATAGTATCAGTAGATGTCAATATCTCCTTTGCTGTATATCCTATACCTGCCAGTGATGAGGCCATTGTTGTAATGCTGGATGAAAATAAAAAATCGAGAGATATTCAGATTAGAGTATCCAATACTCTTGGACAAGCTTTACTGGCATCTAATTATACATTACCAGCAGGCTCTCAGGAAATAAAAGTACCTGTTATTCATCTGGTGCCAGGGGTCTATATAATGGAAATAGTTACAGGAACACAGGTAACTAAAAAACGGATTATTATTGCACGATAA
- a CDS encoding gliding motility-associated C-terminal domain-containing protein, with amino-acid sequence MPDNKIVPIRRLRYLINIGSFCNFLFFFLVNILTANADNLTVNGIEGVSVAPFAGGAIGVRYRNASNIDISTSTQILWSIDYSIKTGCGGGELRISRASGSPAQLQLSNSLGGFPVGVYTYKIKAKNLVSGETKESSRYTITIKDPTNSAPVLTIPNDVDTTLAAGLTSLSHLELTGTATDVCTDSIISLKWEKLDGPSIQNYDGGSGKLILQNVSVGVYTFKLSATDDGNLTSESTITITIQKRVVSELTWQKAFSPNDDGIDDAWAISNISSNGDLYSVTIVNQQGKVVMDARPPYTNDIVWDGTQSGKPLPEGAYYFIITNKDTREVKRGSILMVR; translated from the coding sequence ATGCCAGATAATAAGATAGTTCCAATAAGGCGACTTCGATACTTAATAAATATAGGATCGTTTTGCAATTTCTTATTTTTCTTTCTTGTCAATATACTAACAGCGAATGCAGATAACTTGACCGTTAATGGAATTGAAGGGGTTTCTGTGGCGCCATTTGCAGGAGGAGCAATAGGAGTAAGATACAGGAATGCTTCAAATATCGATATTTCCACTTCTACACAAATACTGTGGTCAATAGACTATAGTATAAAAACTGGATGTGGAGGTGGAGAATTAAGAATCAGCCGAGCCTCAGGCTCTCCGGCTCAGCTTCAACTTTCCAATAGTTTAGGTGGGTTCCCTGTTGGCGTTTATACCTATAAAATTAAAGCTAAAAACCTGGTTAGCGGTGAAACTAAAGAAAGTAGTAGATATACAATTACTATTAAAGATCCTACCAATAGTGCACCTGTATTGACTATCCCTAATGATGTAGATACAACACTTGCTGCAGGTCTTACCAGCTTATCTCATCTGGAACTTACAGGAACAGCAACAGATGTTTGTACTGATTCAATTATAAGTCTGAAGTGGGAGAAACTGGATGGACCATCAATACAGAACTATGATGGAGGAAGTGGTAAGCTTATCCTACAGAATGTATCTGTTGGAGTCTATACATTTAAGTTATCAGCAACGGACGATGGCAATCTTACTTCAGAGTCCACGATAACTATTACTATTCAGAAACGGGTTGTTTCTGAGCTGACATGGCAAAAGGCATTTTCTCCTAATGATGATGGTATTGATGATGCCTGGGCTATTTCCAATATTAGTTCCAATGGAGACCTCTATTCTGTTACGATTGTCAACCAGCAGGGGAAAGTGGTAATGGATGCAAGACCACCTTATACTAATGACATTGTATGGGATGGAACCCAGTCTGGAAAGCCACTGCCTGAAGGTGCTTATTATTTTATTATTACCAATAAAGATACTCGTGAAGTGAAAAGAGGGAGTATTTTGATGGTGAGGTAA
- a CDS encoding NADP-dependent oxidoreductase: MKSIILNAHGGVDQLQLREVPIPVANADEVLIKVHAISINPTDIYARQNVALNYIFNGEEPRILGWDIAGEITGLGRGVENFKLGDRVFGLLNFPTHTKPGHAKGYAEYVIARVKDISLIPESVSYDEAAAAALAALTIWQPLKKVPIQKGNRVFITGAGGGVGHFAVQIAKHFGAYVITLASGSKRDFILSLGADEFIDYQTVDFLNALEPVDYVIEGLRDGHLARSLKVVKKGGNLLSLWSQIEGTSWQKQASDLGIHAFYNAVESSGKDLAEIAKLLEKGAVKPHISKRFHLNEIGKAHEAMETNHATGKIIVNPNY, encoded by the coding sequence ATGAAATCGATAATATTGAATGCACATGGCGGAGTGGACCAACTGCAACTCCGTGAAGTCCCGATACCTGTGGCAAATGCGGACGAAGTCCTCATCAAAGTTCACGCGATCAGCATTAATCCAACGGACATTTATGCAAGACAGAATGTTGCTTTGAACTACATTTTTAACGGTGAAGAGCCTAGAATTTTAGGATGGGATATCGCTGGCGAGATTACAGGATTAGGAAGGGGCGTTGAAAATTTTAAACTGGGAGATCGTGTGTTCGGTCTGCTTAATTTTCCTACACATACAAAACCCGGCCATGCTAAAGGATACGCCGAATATGTCATTGCGAGAGTAAAAGACATTTCGCTGATACCTGAAAGTGTATCCTACGACGAGGCTGCCGCTGCCGCTCTGGCTGCCTTAACAATATGGCAGCCTTTGAAAAAGGTACCAATACAGAAAGGGAATCGCGTGTTTATTACCGGAGCAGGTGGTGGTGTTGGACATTTTGCAGTTCAAATTGCGAAGCACTTCGGTGCCTACGTCATAACACTTGCTTCTGGATCAAAGCGGGATTTCATTCTTAGTCTGGGAGCTGATGAATTTATTGACTATCAAACTGTTGACTTTTTAAACGCTCTCGAGCCGGTAGACTATGTAATCGAAGGCCTTCGCGATGGACATCTTGCGCGATCACTAAAAGTTGTAAAAAAGGGCGGAAACTTGTTAAGCCTCTGGTCACAAATTGAAGGGACGTCATGGCAAAAGCAAGCAAGCGATTTAGGAATTCATGCTTTCTATAATGCGGTCGAATCAAGCGGAAAAGACTTGGCGGAGATCGCCAAGTTACTTGAAAAAGGCGCGGTAAAGCCACATATATCAAAAAGATTCCATCTCAACGAGATAGGCAAAGCGCACGAAGCAATGGAAACAAATCACGCAACTGGCAAAATTATAGTTAACCCCAATTATTAA
- a CDS encoding SDR family NAD(P)-dependent oxidoreductase yields MSKLSEKVAFITGGTRGMGRAIVERLATEGATVIFTYLNSEHVAQALVASIQNDGGKALAIKADGAVKGSVEKAIIEAVSKFGKIDILVNNAAVSVAGPIETASERVAEYDRQIDVNIRAVAEAVRAVQKYMPDGGRIVNIASVGGRRIGSPYLSEYIATKAAISALSRGLAWDLAPRKITVNSVEPGAIDTDMMPSDPTIRNSYINAIPLKRLGKPEEIASMVNFLVGNEAEYITGSSFTVDGGISA; encoded by the coding sequence ATGTCAAAACTAAGTGAAAAAGTTGCTTTCATAACCGGCGGTACCCGCGGTATGGGGCGAGCTATTGTAGAAAGACTAGCAACCGAAGGTGCCACTGTTATTTTTACATACTTGAATTCCGAGCACGTTGCGCAGGCATTGGTTGCAAGCATTCAAAACGATGGAGGAAAAGCTCTGGCAATCAAGGCGGACGGCGCTGTTAAGGGATCTGTAGAGAAAGCTATCATTGAAGCAGTGTCTAAGTTCGGGAAAATCGATATCCTCGTTAATAACGCAGCAGTGTCAGTAGCCGGGCCAATCGAAACAGCTTCTGAAAGGGTAGCAGAATATGATCGTCAGATTGATGTGAATATTAGAGCCGTAGCGGAAGCAGTACGAGCGGTTCAAAAGTATATGCCTGACGGAGGACGTATAGTTAACATTGCATCGGTGGGTGGACGTCGGATTGGAAGTCCCTACCTCTCTGAATATATTGCAACCAAAGCAGCAATATCGGCTTTAAGTCGTGGATTAGCATGGGATCTTGCGCCAAGGAAGATCACGGTGAATAGCGTTGAACCCGGTGCGATTGATACCGACATGATGCCCAGTGATCCGACGATACGAAACAGTTATATAAATGCTATACCCCTAAAACGCCTCGGGAAACCGGAGGAAATAGCATCTATGGTAAATTTCCTTGTTGGAAATGAAGCAGAATATATCACCGGCAGCAGTTTTACAGTCGATGGTGGAATTTCAGCATAA
- a CDS encoding 4Fe-4S binding protein has protein sequence MAIMITDECINCGACEPECPNTAIYEGGVEWNWAGGTELKEVELEDGSVVDAKTAQDPISNEYYYIVSGKCTECLGFHEEPQCAAVCPVDCCVDDPDYRETEDELLAKKDWLHN, from the coding sequence ATGGCGATAATGATAACCGATGAGTGCATCAACTGTGGTGCCTGCGAGCCGGAATGCCCAAATACTGCTATTTATGAAGGTGGAGTAGAATGGAACTGGGCCGGTGGAACAGAACTGAAAGAGGTAGAACTGGAAGATGGCTCAGTTGTGGACGCAAAAACAGCTCAGGATCCAATTTCAAATGAATACTATTACATTGTATCTGGCAAATGTACAGAATGCCTGGGTTTTCATGAAGAACCTCAGTGTGCAGCAGTATGTCCGGTAGATTGTTGTGTGGATGATCCAGACTATCGCGAAACTGAAGACGAATTATTAGCTAAAAAAGACTGGCTACATAATTGA
- a CDS encoding acyl-CoA reductase, producing the protein MTIDERKAAFIETGNRLRTLSTEQLQEWQFRIKSENPWFTPENVQQSLQGIAFMLEQEQLDQWLEHYSFPILSPKKIGVVMAGNIPAVGFHDFMCVLLSGHILLAKLSSQDTFLIKAIASIVLEVEPRFGDYIQFVERLTEADATIATGSDNSARYFHYYFGKKPNIIRQNRTSCAILTGEETTDELLALGHDITEYFGLGCRNVAKLYVPEGYNFTTFLESIESLSPIIHHHKYANNYDYQKAVFLVNQIPHFDNGFLLLTPNEALTSPMAVVYYELYTDKEQLKEKIQVNQEKLQCIVSRNSWYPGSYSFGQTQCPSPADYADGVDTMAFLLNLI; encoded by the coding sequence ATGACCATCGACGAAAGAAAAGCTGCATTTATAGAAACAGGAAATCGTTTACGTACTCTTTCAACAGAACAATTGCAGGAATGGCAGTTTCGAATAAAATCAGAAAATCCCTGGTTTACGCCGGAAAATGTACAGCAATCTTTACAAGGTATTGCGTTTATGCTGGAACAGGAACAACTTGATCAATGGCTAGAGCACTATTCGTTTCCAATACTATCTCCTAAAAAAATCGGTGTTGTAATGGCAGGTAATATCCCGGCAGTTGGCTTTCATGACTTTATGTGTGTATTGCTTAGCGGACACATACTGTTAGCAAAACTTAGTTCTCAGGATACATTTCTTATAAAAGCCATTGCCTCAATTGTTCTGGAAGTTGAACCCCGTTTTGGAGACTATATTCAGTTTGTGGAACGATTAACAGAAGCAGATGCTACTATTGCCACAGGAAGCGACAATTCAGCCCGTTATTTTCATTATTATTTTGGAAAAAAACCTAACATAATTCGTCAAAACAGAACATCCTGCGCAATTCTGACAGGCGAGGAAACTACAGACGAACTCCTTGCATTAGGTCATGATATAACAGAATACTTTGGACTTGGATGCAGAAACGTTGCGAAACTATATGTTCCTGAAGGATATAACTTTACTACTTTCCTGGAAAGTATTGAATCTTTAAGCCCGATTATTCATCATCATAAATACGCCAATAACTATGACTACCAGAAAGCAGTCTTTCTGGTAAATCAGATTCCGCATTTTGACAATGGATTTCTTTTACTCACCCCGAATGAGGCATTAACCTCTCCAATGGCTGTAGTTTATTATGAATTATATACTGACAAAGAACAGCTTAAGGAAAAGATTCAGGTCAACCAGGAGAAACTGCAATGTATCGTTTCTAGGAATAGCTGGTATCCAGGTAGTTATTCTTTTGGACAAACCCAATGTCCAAGTCCTGCTGATTATGCAGATGGTGTAGACACAATGGCTTTTTTACTTAACCTTATCTAA
- a CDS encoding PorP/SprF family type IX secretion system membrane protein translates to MKSVILLWSQITISVSILLLGGISLQAQVLSPNPNYYIHTFNNLYQLNPAMAGSNDELTGFITYHQQVLSGFEDTPRHLSLSVDAPFTRSQQVAFGGNIYTFRRSIMQTTGLSGTFARKLILGKDSHTLRLGVTGGFFYNAINPDGVNLADPAIARLNGKFQPDLAFGVNYQIKSFQLGVAFPKMLSFATIDQSGDRNTSALKINTFSSQLFYALYDFEINERWTIRPLVIYRSMADAVSGLEVNARVLYNDKFWFGGTFRQEYGNAAFVGYKAKKLSIGYAYKLANAQQYNYSNPAHEIQLGLYLGKLGKSKQSIARGGARLNISDDFVAGRVRKSRSASPANNSASSKLPMAKAASTSKQMPSTENESEGVKLETIHKGSSAEDLNIGNYLVIGSFDTKEKAERELINSKEDLKDQPYTPKIGFNSLNRTYYLYLASGKLQDLIRVGTDLKAQDQFENLQILRIIKPSGK, encoded by the coding sequence TTGAAATCTGTTATCTTACTATGGAGCCAGATAACCATCAGTGTAAGTATTCTGTTACTGGGTGGCATATCTTTACAGGCACAGGTGTTAAGCCCGAATCCCAACTATTATATCCATACATTTAACAACCTGTATCAGCTTAATCCGGCTATGGCAGGTAGTAATGATGAACTGACAGGTTTTATTACCTATCATCAACAGGTTTTGTCTGGTTTTGAAGATACACCTCGTCATCTCTCTCTTTCTGTTGATGCCCCATTTACCAGAAGTCAGCAGGTTGCCTTTGGTGGAAATATCTATACATTCAGACGCAGCATTATGCAGACAACTGGTTTATCTGGTACGTTTGCCCGCAAACTTATTCTGGGAAAAGACTCACATACATTGCGATTGGGAGTAACAGGTGGTTTCTTTTACAATGCAATAAATCCAGATGGTGTAAACCTGGCTGACCCGGCTATTGCCAGACTTAATGGCAAATTTCAGCCTGACCTTGCCTTTGGAGTGAACTATCAGATAAAAAGTTTTCAGTTAGGGGTGGCATTTCCTAAAATGCTTTCCTTTGCGACGATTGATCAGAGTGGTGACAGGAATACTTCTGCTCTTAAAATCAATACATTTAGCAGTCAGCTATTTTATGCATTATATGATTTTGAAATTAATGAACGATGGACTATCAGGCCATTAGTAATCTATAGATCTATGGCAGATGCTGTATCCGGTTTGGAGGTCAATGCCAGAGTTTTGTATAATGATAAGTTTTGGTTTGGTGGCACTTTCAGACAAGAGTATGGAAATGCAGCTTTTGTAGGATATAAGGCAAAAAAGCTGAGCATTGGGTATGCTTACAAGTTGGCAAATGCCCAACAATACAATTATTCCAATCCAGCACATGAAATACAACTTGGATTGTATTTGGGTAAACTAGGTAAGAGTAAACAATCGATTGCCAGAGGTGGTGCCCGATTAAATATAAGTGATGATTTTGTCGCCGGACGTGTGAGGAAATCAAGATCTGCTTCACCTGCAAATAATTCGGCATCCAGTAAGCTACCTATGGCAAAAGCAGCATCCACATCGAAACAAATGCCTTCCACAGAGAATGAATCAGAAGGAGTAAAACTGGAAACTATACATAAAGGTAGCAGTGCAGAGGATCTGAATATAGGTAACTATCTGGTTATTGGTTCATTTGATACAAAAGAAAAAGCTGAGAGAGAATTAATAAATAGCAAGGAAGATCTGAAGGATCAACCTTACACTCCAAAAATAGGCTTTAACTCATTAAACCGGACTTACTATCTTTATCTGGCTAGTGGCAAGCTGCAAGATCTGATACGGGTAGGAACAGACTTAAAGGCTCAGGATCAATTTGAGAATCTACAAATTCTGAGAATAATAAAACCTTCCGGAAAATAA